A portion of the Naumovozyma castellii chromosome 2, complete genome genome contains these proteins:
- the TRM1 gene encoding tRNA (guanine26-N2)-dimethyltransferase (ancestral locus Anc_8.274), whose protein sequence is MIRAAFTKIKSKINTYIPPQQAQINVEDYNIVKEGSAEILFSKKETVFYNPVQQFNRDLSVTCIKAWDNLYGPRSNNKTQKKIQHMDKRRKLNNSSAKNARSDNDSYLNILEALSATGLRAIRYANEIPHIKEIVANDLLPAAVESINRNAQYNNVEDKVTGNLDDANVLMYRNKAQGTKYHVIDLDPYGTVTPFVDAALQSIEEDGLMLVTCTDLSVLAGNGYPEKCFALYGGVNLVSHEATHESALRLVINLLNQSAAKYKKVVEPLLCLSIDFYVRVFVKVRTSPIEVKQLQSNTMVTYHCSQCGSLENQHLGRMLEREGKNGKKYIKYAVAQGPPVDTKCKFCQGTYHVAGPMYAGPLHNKKFIEEVLRINNDEHIDEIYGTRKRIEGMLTLAQNELDDAPFYFSPNKISSIIKLQVPPLKKVVAGLGSLGYDCSLTHAKPSSLKTNAPWEAVWYVLSKCDDTNKDISKMNPNTAGYKILSTIDEWLPKTPNEKNSNLDITKLTFEPNEQSEHLEKLRKLKIVRYQENPTKNWGPKARPNLS, encoded by the coding sequence ATGATTCGTGCCGCATTCACCAAGATCAAATCCAAGATCAATACCTACATTCCGCCACAACAGGCACAAATAAATGTGGAGGACTACAACATCGTCAAAGAAGGTTCTGCAGAGATCCTCTTCTCCAAGAAGGAGACAGTATTCTACAATCCAGTGCAGCAATTCAATAGAGACTTGAGTGTCACATGTATCAAGGCCTGGGATAATTTATATGGTCCACGCTCCAACAATAAGACCCAGAAGAAGATCCAGCATATGGATAAACGCagaaaattaaacaattctTCTGCCAAGAATGCTAGATCAGACAATGATTCATATTTGAACATCTTGGAAGCATTGTCTGCGACTGGGTTGCGTGCTATTAGATACGCAAATGAAATTCCTcatattaaagaaattgttgCCAACGATTTACTTCCAGCCGCGGTAGAATCCATTAACAGGAATGCGCAATATAATAATGTGGAGGATAAAGTTACTGGTAACTTGGACGACGCTAATGTATTGATGTACCGTAATAAGGCTCAAGGGACGAAATATCATGTTATTGATTTGGATCCTTATGGGACGGTGACACCATTTGTCGATGCTGCCTTGCAATCCATCGAGGAAGATGGGTTAATGTTGGTAACATGTACTGATTTATCAGTTCTTGCTGGTAACGGATACCCTGAAAAATGTTTTGCATTGTATGGTGGTGTGAATTTAGTTTCACATGAAGCTACTCATGAAAGTGCTTTGAGATTagtaattaatttattaaatcaaagTGCTGCCAAATATAAAAAAGTGGTGGAACCATTGTTATGTTTAAGTATCGATTTCTATGTGAGAGTCTTTGTTAAAGTGAGAACTAGCCCTATTGAGGTGAAACAATTACAATCAAATACCATGGTAACTTATCATTGTTCTCAATGTGGATCTTTAGAAAATCAACATTTAGGACGTATGCTTGAACGTGAGGGGAAAAATggtaaaaaatatattaaatatgcTGTTGCTCAGGGACCTCCAGTGGATACTAAATGTAAATTTTGTCAAGGAACTTACCATGTTGCTGGGCCCATGTATGCAGGTCCCTTGCataacaagaaatttatcGAGGAAGTGTTACgcattaataatgatgaacacattgatgaaatttatGGAACCAggaaaagaattgaaggGATGTTGACTTTAGCtcaaaatgaattagatgatgcaccattttatttttcaccAAATAAGATTTCATCtataataaaattacaAGTCCcaccattgaaaaaagtGGTTGCAGGTTTAGGATCCCTTGGATACGATTGTTCATTAACTCATGCTAAACCATCCTCATTGAAAACCAATGCTCCTTGGGAAGCCGTTTGGTATGTCTTAAGTAAATGCGATGATACCAATAAGGATATTTCCAAGATGAATCCAAACACTGCAGGATATAAGATTTTATCTACCATAGATGAATGGTTACCAAAAACTccaaatgaaaagaattccaatttggatATAACTAAATTAACTTTTGAACCAAATGAACAAAGTGAACATCTAGAAAAATtgagaaaattgaaaattgttAGATACCAAGAAAACCCAACGAAAAACTGGGGTCCCAAGGCTCGTCCAAATCTTTCTTAG
- the NCAS0B03770 gene encoding uncharacterized protein (ancestral locus Anc_8.273), with amino-acid sequence MIFNTILRNTARRAGASSRQAFTRSYTVGPLTGVRWLKGEVKRVTPTLGVWASILITTLL; translated from the coding sequence ATGATCTTTAACACAATTCTCAGAAACACCGCCAGAAGGGCAGGCGCCTCTTCCAGACAAGCATTCACGAGGTCGTACACCGTAGGACCCTTGACTGGGGTCCGTTGGTTGAAGGGGGAAGTGAAGAGAGTGACGCCAACATTGGGTGTATGGGCTTCTATTTTAATTACTACCTTGTTGTGA
- the VBA4 gene encoding Vba4p (ancestral locus Anc_8.272) produces MGRKDKQRKKLREFAKLKEKQRLLENKIHHATPNGTQKPTSELNTVQQLEPEESTPLLKTSNHETSTPAEKEMPDKRDLKFPAPSFSTQYRNMALNIQDASAAQDPVPLPTEELRQQITSSDTTTIYTDNNTTSSLYARTTDGYGSIHGQSSNTSDIDLHVDTESSAPQADLMTCVKSKLLLTVLSLGLFMIFFEFSAMIELSSFILSGFDRFSQLALSLGSSFALIGLTLSALIEYPKLCTLKSSIIAGNVAFVVGSLLIFNSKLYFSFGLGRCINAIGAALIIYTTFTTNLMAHELCKKYVYYLISMLGAVCGTITSGVFCDLWRKIYIIPTILAIIQIVLLFLYFPLDDITNKDEISISRKNLLDLLPNMFSMLALIATLIYLPVYSTIVWNESYLQLSIRVLPIYLSMFAVVLIQARYAKKYNTSLLGSLVGLIGYYQLYSLDKSTPDWFHFVAGCIPLIGVTSVIMANTKNMRDFAVGILVGGSATIILCQGLFTRTLHDTLRDNLLKLQSEGLKKKELLKILEKTIKNPQWALIDAPAITRGAITNSFALAIHQIFLSLLVISIFIIISSCLVSTHSDDNEAQ; encoded by the coding sequence ATGGGCAGAAAGGATAAACAACGTAAGAAACTTCGTGAATTTGCTAAATTAAAGGAGAAACAAAGATTACTCGAGAATAAAATACATCATGCTACTCCCAATGGTACCCAAAAGCCAACTTCAGAATTAAACACTGTACAACAACTGGAACCTGAAGAAAGTACACCTTTGTTAAAAACATCGAATCATGAAACATCGACTCCCGCCGAGAAGGAAATGCCAGATAAACGGGATTTGAAGTTCCCTGCACCATCATTTTCCACTCAATACAGGAATATGGCTCTTAATATTCAAGATGCTTCTGCCGCTCAAGATCCAGTTCCCCTACCAACAGAGGAGCTCAGACAGCAAATAACTTCGAGCGATACTACTACGATCTACAcagataataatacaacttcttcattatacGCAAGAACTACAGACGGATATGGATCTATTCATGGCCAATCTAGCAATACAAGCGATATAGATTTGCATGTAGATACTGAATCTTCGGCCCCACAAGCAGACTTGATGACTTGTGTTAAATCTAAGCTACTTTTGACCGTTTTGTCGTTGGGTTTGTTCATGATCTTTTTCGAATTTTCCGCTATGATAGAACTATCTTCATTTATACTTTCCGGTTTTGATAGGTTTTCTCAATTGGCATTATCACTCGGATCCAGTTTTGCTCTGATCGGTCTAACCTTGTCGGCATTAATTGAGTACCCAAAGCTATGTAcattaaaatcatcaatcaTAGCAGGTAATGTGGCATTTGTGGTTGGATCTTTATTGatttttaattcaaaattataCTTCTCATTTGGTCTTGGTAGGTGCATAAATGCAATCGGTGCCGCACTTATAATCTATACCACATTTACCACTAATTTGATGGCACATGAATTATGCAAGAAATATgtatattatttgatttccATGTTAGGAGCCGTTTGTGGTACAATCACCTCTGGTGTGTTCTGTGATCTATGGAGGAAAATTTATATTATACCAACAATATTGGCAATTATTCAGattgttttattattcttgtACTTTCCCTTGGATGACATTACCAATAAGGACGAGATTTCCATTAGTAGAAAAAACTTACTAGATCTTCTTCCAAACATGTTTTCCATGCTGGCACTAATTGCCACATTAATATATCTTCCCGTATATTCTACAATAGTATGGAATGAAtcatatcttcaattgagCATTCGAGTCCTCCCCATATATTTGTCCATGTTTGCCGTCGTTCTCATTCAGGCACGTTATGCCAAGAAATACAATACTTCCCTGTTAGGTTCATTAGTTGGATTGATAGGgtattatcaattatatAGCCTTGACAAGAGTACTCCAGACTGGTTTCATTTTGTAGCTGGATGTATCCCATTAATTGGTGTCACATCCGTCATTATGGCCAATACAAAGAACATGCGTGATTTCGCTGTAGGTATACTAGTAGGTGGGTCAGCAACCATTATACTATGCCAAGGTTTATTTACAAGAACTCTACATGACACACTAAGGGACAATCTATTAAAGCTACAATCTGAAGGGTTGAAAAAAAAGGAATTgttaaaaatattggaaaagacGATCAAGAACCCTCAATGGGCCCTGATCGACGCCCCCGCAATTACTCGAGGAGCGATCACCAATAGTTTCGCTCTCGCCATACACCAGATCTTCCTCTCCCTTCTCGTAATAtccatcttcattattatctcGAGTTGCTTAGTAAGTACCCACAGCGACGACAATGAAGCACAATAG
- the APC4 gene encoding anaphase promoting complex subunit 4 (ancestral locus Anc_8.270) — MSNLTEELVSYNPSYPAKLYKTSYGFAVRRTRDDTQIVKIVIRNMDAVIATCWNSFGSNYLTVMFNDGSARIHDIFREGKLMTLLRLQDGFQKCMDTGIWSKLEVRQKPNEGEFDRDISGLMPSPIKFVNNAGQLEVVPYVVTQTQWRNVDKPLEVNDIIDIHMAHNSNTDEYLLMINGVYKLTIQPNSTDENASNQLHKIIHLEKTAIFHCFYKDRKTSTIDLTTLMESTPHVSLLNVLTEMKQLHRYIVDHLDIIDNDLKKPLDDFLEVTNILNIKDLSKSLKSFILYGLMAKSLNHWLCNVVGEKNLKKWKRLSETKYQKIIQIISLAVLPALEKLSLLSIRCEALVVAIALPASGHMQELEYFDSLKRTTAALCNQALNITQKTSEEEKKCSVFILWIQDLIFECVDEDYVPKLNICEDGSVVPTLMEIIDQFFQDTTKEKSTDGTDLSKNLLKSISDTLENIDSSYVRNMLLKTMKIRGTARSFTENFDEDVTILDIFYCAKYPFLVYLVEKRSNTQDVKASVKYIGTANSINLRTISAAKKVNYPLSIDSASIQKVKFLFEKQNNCLTLISTIQSLDQKVSYIMTEVSINRTGDEISLNFLRNDTT; from the coding sequence ATGAGCAACCTGACTGAAGAGTTGGTTTCCTATAATCCATCATATCCTGCAAAGTTATACAAAACATCGTATGGATTTGCTGTAAGAAGAACTCGCGATGACACACAAATAGTGAAGATCGTTATTAGAAATATGGATGCTGTCATTGCTACATGTTGGAATAGCTTTGGTAGTAATTATTTAACTGTGATGTTTAATGACGGATCTGCAAGAATCCATGACATATTCAGAGAGGGGAAACTGATGACATTACTCCGATTACAGGAtggatttcaaaaatgtaTGGATACTGGTATCTGGAGTAAACTAGAAGTGAGACAGAAACCTAATGAGGGTGAGTTCGATCGCGACATTTCAGGTTTAATGCCATCACCTATTAAATTTGTTAATAATGCAGGACAATTAGAGGTGGTACCATATGTGGTGACTCAAACCCAATGGAGGAATGTGGATAAACCACTTGAAGTCAACGATATAATCGATATTCATATGGCGCATAATTCGAATACAGACgaatatttattgatgataaatGGTGTTTATAAATTGACTATCCAGCCAAACAGCACAGATGAAAATGCCTCCAATCAATTGCATAAAATAATACATCTTGAAAAGACTGCtatatttcattgtttCTATAAAGATAGGAAAACGAGTACAATTGATTTAACAACCCTTATGGAATCAACTCCACATGTTTCACTTCTCAATGTATTAACAGAGATGAAACAATTGCATCGTTACATTGTTGACCATTTGGATATAATTGACAATGATCTTAAGAAACCATTAGATGACTTCCTAGAAGTGACCAATATTCTTAACATAAAAGATTTATCAAAATCCTTAAAATCATTTATACTGTACGGTCTTATGGCAAAATCTCTGAACCATTGGCTATGTAATGTTGTTGGtgaaaagaatttaaaaaaatggaagagACTAAGTGAAACAAAATACCAgaaaatcattcaaattataAGTCTAGCTGTACTTCCTGCACTAGAAAAGTTGAGTCTATTAAGCATTCGTTGTGAGGCGTTAGTGGTTGCTATTGCACTACCCGCAAGTGGTCATATGCAAGAATTAGAGTATTTTGATTCTTTGAAACGCACCACAGCTGCACTTTGCAACCAAGCTCTGAATATAACACAGAAAACGAGTGAAGAGGAGAAGAAATGTTCCGTATTTATTTTATGGATTCAAGACTTAATATTTGAATGTGTAGATGAAGATTATGTTCCAAAGCTAAATATTTGCGAAGATGGCTCAGTTGTTCCTACCTTAATGGAAATCATCGACCAGTTCTTTCAGGACACTACTAAGGAAAAATCAACCGATGGTACCGACCTCAGTAAAAATTTACTAAAATCAATAAGTGATACACTAGAGAACATAGACTCTTCTTATGTCAGAAATATGCttttgaaaacaatgaagATAAGGGGAACAGCTAGGTCATTTACCGAAAACTTTGATGAAGACGTCACGATTTTggatattttttattgtgCTAAATATCCGTTTTTGGTTTACCTGGTTGAAAAGAGGTCTAACACCCAAGACGTGAAAGCAAGTGTGAAATATATTGGGACTGCTAATAGCATAAACTTGAGGACAATTTCTGCAGCCAAGAAGGTAAATTATCCTTTGAGCATAGATTCTGCTTCTATTCAAAAGgttaaatttctttttgagAAGCAAAATAACTGTTTAACTTTGATTTCTACTATTCAGTCGTTGGATCAGAAAGTTTCCTACATTATGACAGAGGTATCTATTAATCGCACTGGAGATGAAATCtctttaaattttcttcGCAATGACACAACCTAA
- the TMA64 gene encoding Tma64p (ancestral locus Anc_8.269), producing MFRKEPHIKALSNLKNSDRKKLAQTIHAQTGNDKYTCPSIVKQTNFQTPTTIGTIYTDEKNIPIWFKEKHDPRLYATVYTCWNCEDLLPICLSHDFVIQEKLFNGANLMISGTIPPFDEKLKVGTLCGVASCQDPGRVVYAIGIVMMDLPKFEKVVGESGVAVQIIHHFEDELFKSFKIDLKPPVVDVQKGSVNDEEEEEEEKEQEKANEEDETTKEMSTATNVEDLAEVLDHLSVQDVDYFITRALYYTITTDTKLSLPISASNFISQHINKNLPDVDHNEVNIKKSSWKKTAKFLKHFEKEGFLKLKGKGDDLTVVGMNKTKDELKNFVPYKLGSSNGENKGAKKEGDSQSGMMYSITFYKPINLAKDLIKESGMPMKNLYLPTEIRDGVNNYITLKNLVDNKNKKMVLLDDLLFGMVNKKRTDPTVSRSISRAQILEPTLKNNFTEHFQIYDSQGTPLFKSPMRGSPPRIKILTEMKIGRKVITKVSNFEQFGINPETLAADLRKMCSGSTTIGETMTSPKTAEVQVQGPHGQIIIDHLNKLGVPTKWIDYENKLKAKKKRK from the coding sequence ATGTTTAGGAAAGAACCACATATAAAGGCATTGAGCAATCTTAAGAATTCTGATCGTAAGAAGCTAGCTCAAACGATCCATGCCCAAACAGGGAACGATAAATATACATGTCCCTCCATAGTAAAGCAGACGAATTTCCAGACTCCCACTACGATAGGAACTATTTACACAGACGAGAAAAATATCCCCATTTGGTTTAAAGAGAAGCATGATCCTAGATTATATGCTACCGTTTATACATGTTGGAATTGTGAGGATCTGCTACCTATCTGTTTAAGTCATGATTTTGTCATCCaggaaaaattattcaatggAGCcaatttgatgatttctGGTACTATTCCACCgtttgatgaaaaattgaaagtggGAACGTTATGTGGGGTGGCCAGTTGTCAAGATCCTGGGAGAGTAGTTTATGCTATTGGGATTGTTATGATGGATTTGcccaaatttgaaaaagttgTTGGTGAAAGTGGTGTTGCAgttcaaattattcatcattttgaGGACgaattatttaaatctTTTAAGATAGATTTGAAGCCTCCTGTAGTTGATGTTCAAAAAGGATCtgttaatgatgaagaagaagaagaagaggagaaaGAACAGGAAAAAGCaaatgaggaagatgaaacaACTAAAGAAATGAGCACTGCAACGAATGTGGAAGATTTAGCTGAAGTTCTAGATCATCTAAGTGTTCAAGACGTGGATTATTTCATTACAAGAGCCCTATATTATACAATTACGACTGATACTAAACTCTCTTTACCAATAAGTGCCTCCAACTTTATATCTCAGCATATCAACAAAAATCTTCCTGATGTGGATCATAATGAAGTGAATATCAAAAAGAGTTCATGGAAGAAGACTGCAAAATTCTTAAAACATTTTGAGAAGGAAGGCTTCCTTAAATTGAAAGGTAAAGGTGATGATTTAACTGTTGTTGGAATGAATAAGACCAAggatgaattgaagaattttgtACCTTACAAGCTTGGTAGTAGTAATGGTGAAAATAAAGGTGCCAAGAAGGAAGGGGACTCACAGTCAGGGATGATGTATTCAATAACTTTCTATAAACCGATTAATTTGGCAaaagatttaattaaagagTCAGGAATGCCTATGAAGAACTTGTATTTACCCACAGAGATAAGAGATGGGGTTAACAATTATATCACTTTAAAGAACCTAGTggataataagaataagaagatGGTTCTTTTGGATGATCTTCTATTTGGGATGGTGAACAAGAAACGTACGGACCCTACTGTATCACGTTCCATATCCAGAGCGCAAATCTTAGAGCcaactttgaaaaacaattttaCAGAacatttccaaatatatGATTCACAGGGTACCCCTCTTTTTAAGAGTCCCATGAGAGGTTCCCCCCCTAGGATTAAGATTTTAACAGAGATGAAAATTGGACGTAAGGTGATTACCaaagtttccaattttgaacaatttgGTATCAACCCGGAGACTCTAGCAGCTGatttaagaaaaatgtGTAGTGGTTCCACGACCATAGGTGAGACAATGACCTCTCCTAAGACTGCGGAAGTGCAAGTGCAAGGACCACACGGTCAAATTATCATTgatcatttgaataaattagGTGTCCCAACCAAATGGATAGATTatgaaaacaaattaaagGCCAAGAAAAAGCGTAAGTAA